One Camelina sativa cultivar DH55 chromosome 3, Cs, whole genome shotgun sequence genomic window carries:
- the LOC104762521 gene encoding serine/threonine-protein kinase phg2-like — MRMEFPGSSNQQHLGRDRFNGELGCGNNTHEDNICAQTGEEFSNEFLRDFGAQRRVQGGGGGGLSRNVEGNRNRHLVYEDFNRILGLQRVESNMSEGMNPYLAESNVSDSPRKMIHTATSDVPFPDILKLLCSFGGRILQRPGDGKLRYIGGETRIVSIRKHVGLKELMHKTYALCNHPHTIKYQLPGEDLDALISICSDEDLLHMIEEYQEAETKGGSQRIRVFLVSSSGSSESPKIYNERNMNVNRNTHQQMDIDHYQYVSALNGVVDVSPQKSSSGQSGTSQTTQFGNASEFSPTFHLRDSPTSVHTWEHKDCNSPTFMKPYANTNAVHFLPKIPGNSFGQQSPPSSPFSVHKRANTDVPYFVDQNGFFDTYLVSPKFPQQHRFLFETTAQMQKHPEMNLHDRRPSEDIYPHGQGYIGAEKVRLKKNALSDPQLHDESQIKNGLEAFTKQPWKILRKKLHVVATSKWGDSDDIYFKNPEGKRSKELEFNKKVPNNWIDRDHSPGSFDQTSKKHGGSNSNSSFSPNYCSPNYQPAAQVTSSDSQDSAGGSVFSLSVNTNENHLDCSKDKFNGLQQDISLDILIRSHTSATDQLCSTSKSIDQADSSLPITDFPVEKLRQEPRIPRCDLETKCDDIETENSLSREESIHYSGFPLTKVGSREAAFMHTQDSHDFFKNKVLGPQLIVEDVTDEVTSDALLSATIVPHVHSESDDDQKSYTRENEITDAGLESAMEEKYKKSINTSDSFSEAAMIEIEAGIYGLQIIKNTDLEDLHELGSGTFGTVYYGKWRGTDVAIKRIKNSCFSGGSSEQARQTKDFWREARILANLHHPNVVAFYGVVPDGPGATMATVTEYMVNGSLRHVLQRKDRVLDRRKKLMITLDAAFGMEYLHMKNIVHFDLKCDNLLVNLRDPQRPICKVGDFGLSRIKRNTLVSGGVRGTLPWMAPELLNGSSNRVSEKVDVFSFGIVLWEILTGEEPYANMHCGAIIGGIVNNTLRPPVPERCEAEWRKLMEQCWSFDPGVRPSFTEIVDRLRSMTVALQAKRRT, encoded by the exons ATGAGAATGGAGTTTCCTGGCAGCTCGAATCAGCAGCATTTAGGTAGGGATAGGTTCAATGGGGAACTCGGTTGTGGTAATAACACTCATGAAGACAATATCTGTGCTCAGACAGGGGAGGAATTTTCAAATGAGTTTTTGAGGGATTTTGGTGCTCAACGAAGAGTACagggtggtggtggtggtggtcttAGTAGAAATGTTGAAGGTAATC GTAATCGCCATCTCGTTTATGAGGATTTCAACAGAATTCTTGGGCTTCAGAGAGTTGAGTCCAACATGTCTGAAGGTATGAATCCCTACTTAGCTGAATCAAATGTTTCAGACTCACCTCGGAAGATGATTCATACTGCAACATCAGATGTTCCTTTTCCGGATATACTGAAGCTTCTTTGTAGCTTCGGGGGAAGGATCTTACAGCGACCTGGTGACGGCAAACTTAGATACATTGGAGGGGAGACCCGGATCGTCTCTATACGTAAACATGTTGGATTAAAAGAGTTGATGCACAAGACTTATGCTTTGTGCAACCATCCCCATACAATCAAGTATCAGTTACCGGGAGAAGATCTTGATGCCTTGATCTCGATTTGCTCAGATGAGGATCTTCTTCATATGATTGAAGAGTATCAAGAAGCTGAAACAAAGGGTGGATCTCAGAGGATAAGGGTCTTCCTTGTATCTTCATCAGGATCATCAGAGAGTCCTAAAATCTACAATGAAAGAAATATGAACGTAAACCGAAACACGCACCAGCAGATGGATATAGATCATTATCAGTATGTTTCAGCTCTTAACGGTGTCGTTGATGTGAGTCCTCAAAAGAGTTCCAGCGGGCAAAGTGGGACAAGTCAGACTACACAATTTGGGAATGCTTCAGAGTTTAGCCCTACATTTCATCTCCGAGACTCGCCTACTTCTGTTCATACATGGGAACACAAAGACTGCAACAGTCCAACCTTCATGAAACCATATGCCAACACGAATGCTGTTCACTTTTTGCCGAAGATTCCGGGGAACTCATTTGGTCAACAATCTCCtccatcatctcctttctcaGTTCACAAGAGAGCAAACACCGACGTTCCTTACTTTGTTGATCAAAATGGTTTCTTTGATACTTACTTGGTTTCTCCAAAATTCCCACAGCAACACAGATTCTTGTTTGAGACTACTGCACAAATGCAGAAGCATCCAGAAATGAATCTTCATGACCGGAGGCCAAGCGAAGATATTTACCCCCATGGTCAAGGTTATATCGGAGCCGAGAAAGTGAGGCTTAAGAAAAATGCTCTCTCTGATCCGCAGCTGCATGATGAGAGCCAAATCAAGAATGGGTTAGAAGCATTTACAAAACAACCATGGAAAATATTGAGAAAGAAACTACATGTTGTGGCTACGTCAAAGTGGGGAGACAGTGATGATATCTATTTCAAGAATCCAGAAGGCAAGAGGAGTAAGGAGCTCGAGTTCAACAAAAAAGTTCCTAATAACTGGATCGATCGTGATCATAGTCCTGGTTCGTTTGATCAGACATCAAAGAAACATGGTGGCAGTAACAGTAATAGCTCTTTCAGTCCGAATTATTGTAGTCCGAATTATCAACCAGCTGCTCAGGTTACTTCAAGTGATTCACAAGATTCAGCTGGAGGCTCTGTCTTCTCTTTATCAGTTAACACCAACGAAAATCATCTTGACTGTTCGAAAGACAAATTTAATGGTCTCCAGCAAGACATATCACTAGATATTCTCATCAGAAGCCACACTTCAGCTACAGATCAATTATGTAGTACATCCAAATCAATTGATCAAGCAGATTCCTCTTTACCCATTACAGATTTCCCTGTGGAAAAACTGAGACAAGAGCCTAGGATTCCGAGATGT GATTTGGAGACAAAATGTGATGATATAGAAACAGAGAATTCTCTTTCAAGAGAAGAGAGTATTCACTACAGTGGATTTCCTCTTACGAAGGTGGGAAGTAGAGAAGCTGCTTTTATGCATACGCAAGACTCACAtgatttcttcaaaaacaaGGTGCTTGGTCCACAGTTGATAGTTGAGGATGTGACTGACGAAGTAACTTCAGATGCTCTCTTGTCAGCTACTATTGTCCCTCATGTACATAGTGAGTCAGATGATGATCAAAAATCCTACACAAGGGAGAATGAGATTACAGATGCTGGTCTTGAATCTGCAATGGAG GAAAAGTATAAGAAAAGCATAAACACCTCTGATTCGTTTAGTGAAGCTGCGATGATTGAAATTGAAGCTGGAATCTATGGCTTACAGATAATCAAAAACACTGATCTTGAAGACTTGCACGAGCTAGGATCTGGTACATTTGGAACGGTTTACTATGGGAAGTGGAGAGGAACTGATGTTGCTATCAAGAGGATAAAGAATAGTTGTTTCTCTGGTGGGTCATCTGAGCAAGCACGACAG ACTAAAGATTTCTGGAGAGAAGCTCGGATATTGGCGAATCTCCACCATCCTAACGTGGTGGCCTTTTATGGAGTTGTGCCAGATGGACCTGGTGCAACAATGGCAACAGTGACTGAGTATATGGTGAACGGATCTTTGAGACATGTCTTGCAGAGAAAAGACAG AGTACTTGATAGGCGCAAAAAACTGATGATAACTCTTGATGCTGCATTTGGCATGGAGTACCTACATATGAAAAATATTGTTCATTTTGATCTTAAATGCGATAACTTGCTTGTAAACTTGAGGGATCCACAACGACCTATTTGCAAG GTTGGAGATTTCGGATTATCAAGAATCAAACGAAACACGCTTGTCTCTGGTGGGGTAAGAGGAACCCTTCCATGGATGGCCCCAGAGCTGCTAAACGGAAGCAGTAACCGTGTCTCAGAAAAA GTAGATGTTTTCTCATTTGGTATTGTGCTGTGGGAGATCTTGACAGGCGAAGAACCCTACGCGAATATGCATTGCGGTGCCATCATCG GTGGAATTGTGAACAATACGTTGAGACCACCTGTGCCAGAACGGTGTGAAGCAGAGTGGAGGAAGTTGATGGAGCAATGCTGGTCATTCGATCCAGGAGTACGACCATCGTTCACGGAGATTGTTGATCGGCTTCGCTCGATGACTGTTGCCTTACAAGCCAAGCGACGAACCTAA
- the LOC104762512 gene encoding nucleolar GTP-binding protein 1 → MVQYNFKKITVVPNGKEFIDIILSRTQRQTPTVVHKGYKINRLRQFYMRKVKYTQTNFHEKLSAIIDEFPRLDQIHPFYGDLLHVLYNKDHYKLALGQVNTARNLVSKIAKDYVKLLKYGDSLYRCKCLKVAALGRMCTVLKRITPSLAYLEQIRQHMARLPSIDPNTRTVLICGYPNVGKSSFMNKVTRADVDVQPYAFTTKSLFVGHTDYKYLRYQVIDTPGILDRPFEDRNIIEMCSITALAHLRAAVLFFLDISGSCGYTIAQQSALFHSIKSLFMNKPLVIVCNKTDLMPMENISEEDRKLIEEMKAEAMKTARGASEEAVLLKMSTLTDEGVMSVKNAACERLLDQRVEAKMKSKKINDHLNRFHVAMPKPRDSIDRPPCIPQVVLEAKAKEAAEMEKRKTEKDLEEENGGAGVYSASLKKHYILHHDEWKEDIIPEILDGHNVADFIDPDIQQRLEELEREEELRLAGIEGEDIEMDVEELSEEQQLLLAAIRKKRAKIILDHRLKKTVAQNRSTVPRKFDKDKKYTTKRMGRELSALGLDPSSAVNRARSKSRGRKRDRSDDEGNDAMDVDDEQQSNKKQRVRSKSRSMSISRSQSRPPAHEVVPGDGFKDSTQKKSAIKISNKSHKKRDKNARRGEADRVIPTLRPKHLFSGKRGKGKTDRR, encoded by the coding sequence ATGGTTCAGTACAATTTCAAGAAGATCACTGTTGTTCCCAATGGCAAGGAGTTCATTGACATCATCCTTTCTAGGACTCAGCGTCAGACTCCTACTGTTGTCCACAAGGGTTACAAGATTAACCGTCTCCGTCAGTTCTACATGAGGAAGGTCAAGTACACTCAGACCAACTTCCATGAGAAGCTCTCCGCTATCATTGATGAGTTTCCTCGCCTTGATCAAATCCATCCTTTCTATGGTGATCTTCTCCATGTTCTTTACAATAAAGATCATTACAAGCTTGCTTTAGGCCAGGTCAATACTGCCAGGAACTTGGTTAGCAAGATCGCCAAGGATTATGTGAAGCTACTCAAGTATGGTGATTCTCTCTACCGGTGCAAGTGTCTTAAGGTGGCTGCTCTTGGTCGTATGTGCACTGTTTTGAAGAGAATCACTCCTAGTTTGGCTTATCTGGAGCAGATCAGGCAGCACATGGCTAGGCTTCCTTCCATTGATCCAAACACCCGTACTGTCTTGATTTGTGGATACCCTAATGTTGGCAAGAGTTCTTTCATGAACAAGGTTACCAGGGCTGATGTTGATGTCCAGCCATATGCTTTCACCACCAAATCCCTCTTTGTTGGTCATACTGATTACAAGTACCTGAGGTACCAAGTCATTGATACCCCTGGTATTTTGGACAGGCCTTTCGAAGACCGTAACATCATTGAGATGTGCAGTATCACCGCCTTGGCCCATCTCCGTGCtgctgttttgttctttctggACATCTCAGGTTCATGTGGTTACACTATTGCTCAGCAGTCTGCTCTTTTCCACAGCATCAAGTCCCTCTTTATGAACAAACCGTTGGTCATTGTCTGCAACAAGACTGATCTGATGCCCATGGAAAACATATCTGAAGAAGACCGGAAGCTGATCGAAGAGATGAAAGCTGAAGCTATGAAAACTGCAAGGGGAGCAAGTGAAGAAGCAGTGCTTTTGAAGATGAGTACTCTGACAGACGAAGGTGTGATGTCTGTGAAGAATGCTGCATGTGAGAGGCTGTTAGATCAAAGGGTAGAGGCCAAGATGAAATCCAAAAAGATTAACGACCACCTGAACAGGTTCCATGTGGCGATGCCAAAGCCTCGTGATAGCATAGATAGACCCCCTTGCATACCTCAGGTGGTTCTTGAGGCTAAAGCTAAGGAAGCTGCTGAAATGGAGAAACGAAAGACAGAGAAAGATTTGGAAGAGGAAAACGGTGGAGCTGGAGTTTATTCTGCTAGTTTGAAGAAGCACTACATCTTGCATCATGATGAATGGAAGGAAGACATTATCCCTGAGATTCTCGATGGTCATAATGTGGCTGACTTCATTGATCCAGACATTCAGCAGAGGCTTGAGGAGTTGGAACGAGAAGAAGAATTGAGGCTGGCTGGAATTGAAGGAGAAGATATCGAGATGGATGTTGAGGAGCTTTCAGAGGAGCAGCAGCTGCTACTTGCTGCCATTAGAAAGAAGAGAGCTAAGATCATTCTAGATCACAGGCTCAAGAAGACTGTTGCACAGAACCGATCTACTGTTCCAAGAAAGTTTGACAAGGACAAGAAGTACACAACGAAAAGAATGGGTAGGGAGCTATCAGCTCTTGGACTTGATCCATCTTCTGCAGTGAACCGTGCAAGAAGCAAGTCTAGAGGGAGGAAGAGGGATCGATCAGATGATGAGGGTAACGACGCAATGGACGTGGATGATGAGCAACAGTCGAACAAGAAGCAGCGTGTGAGATCGAAGTCTAGATCTATGTCGATCTCAAGATCTCAATCAAGGCCTCCTGCACATGAAGTTGTGCCTGGTGATGGATTTAAAGACTCTACTCAGAAGAAATCGGCCATTAAGATTAGCAATAAATCTCACAAAAAGAGAGACAAGAATGCACGTCGTGGTGAAGCTGACAGAGTCATACCGACGCTTAGACCAAAACATTTGTTTTCAGGCAAGAGAGGGAAAGGAAAAACCGATAGGCGTTGA
- the LOC104762530 gene encoding 3-ketoacyl-CoA thiolase 1, peroxisomal-like isoform X1 — protein sequence MEKAMERQRVLLQHLQPSDASLSPSACLASYERTSLYGDDVVIVAAQRTALCKAKRGSFKDTYPDDLLASVLRAMIVKTNVNPSEVGDIVVGTVLGTGSQRATECRMAAFYAGFPQTVPIRTVNRQCSSGLQAVADVAAAIKAGFYDIGIGAGLESMTTNPRGWKGLVNPKVEKFEQAHSCLLPMGITSENVAHRFNVSREEQDQAAVDSHRKAASATASGKFKDEITPVKTKIVDPNTGDEKAIIVSVDDGIRPNTTLSGLTKLKSVFKKDGTTTAALLDGAGNSSQLSDGAGAVLLMRRNVAMQKGLPILGVFRTFAAVGVDPEIMGVGPAVAIPAAVKAAGLELDDIDLFEINEAFASQYVYCRNKLGLNPEKINVNGGAIAIGHPLGATGARCVATLLHEMKRRGKDCRFGVVSMCIGSGMGAAAVFERGGSVDELPNSVDK from the exons atggaaaaagcGATGGAGAGACAAAGGGTGCTGCTTCAGCATCTTCAACCTTCCGACGCCTCTCTCTCT CCCTCAGCTTGCTTGGCTTCATATGAGAGGACCTCTCTATATGGAGATGATGTTGTCATTGTCGC GGCACAAAGGACTGCACTTTGCAAGGCAAAACGTGGCAGCTTTAAGGATACATATCCTGATGACCTGCTTGCATCTGTTTTGAGA GCAATGATAGTGAAAACAAATGTAAACCCATCTGAAGTTGGTGACATCGTAGTTGGTACTGTCTTGGGGACTGGATCTCAGAGAGCCACTGAATGTAGGATGGCTGCCTTCTATGCTGGTTTCCCTC AAACTGTTCCCATCAGAACCGTGAACAGACAGTGTTCATCTGGGCTTCAAGCTGTTGCTGATGTTGCTGCTGCCATAAAAGCAGGTTTTTATGACATTG GTATTGGAGCTGGACTGGAGTCCATGACAACCAATCCAAGGGGATGGAAAGGATTAGTCAACCCAAAG GTGGAGAAGTTTGAACAAGCACATAGTTGCCTTCTTCCAATGGGTATTACTTCAGAAAATGTAGCACACCGGTTTAATGTTTCAAGGGAGGAGCAGGATCAAGCTGCT GTTGATTCTCACAGAAAGGCTGCGTCTGCTACAGCTTCCGGTAAATTTAAGGATGAAATAACCCCCGTAAAAACCAAG ATTGTTGACCCAAATACAGGTGATGAGAAAGCCATAATAGTCTCTGTGGATGATGGGATTCGACCTAACACAACCCTCTCCGGACTTACGAAGCTGAAATCAGTGTTTAAGAAAGACGGAACCACAACTGCTG CACTCTTGGATGGTGCAGGAAATTCTAGCCAATTAAGTGATGGTGCAGGAGCTGTTCTCCTTATGAGGAGAAATGTCGCAATGCAGAAAGGCCTTCCCATTCTTGGTGTATTCAG GACTTTTGCTGCAGTTGGTGTGGACCCAGAAATCATGGGGGTTGGGCCAGCTGTGGCTATTCCTGCTGCAGTCAAGGCTGCTGGTTTAGAACTCGATGACATCGACTTGTTTGAGATTAACGAG GCGTTTGCATCTCAGTATGTTTATTGTCGGAACAAGTTGGGGCTAAACCCGGAAAAGATCAATGTCAATGGAGGAGCCATAGCCATTGGACATCCCTTGGGCGCTACAG GCGCCAGATGCGTTGCAACGCTGCTGCACGAGATGAAACGCCGTGGTAAAGACTGCCGTTTTGGAGTAGTGTCAATGTGCATAG GTTCGGGAATGGGAGCAGCTGCGGTGTTTGAGAGAGGAGGCAGTGTGGATGAGCTCCCCAACTCAGTAGATAAATAA
- the LOC104762530 gene encoding 3-ketoacyl-CoA thiolase 1, peroxisomal-like isoform X2 — MEKAMERQRVLLQHLQPSDASLSPSACLASYERTSLYGDDVVIVAAQRTALCKAKRGSFKDTYPDDLLASVLRAMIVKTNVNPSEVGDIVVGTVLGTGSQRATECRMAAFYAGFPQTVPIRTVNRQCSSGLQAVADVAAAIKAGFYDIGIGAGLESMTTNPRGWKGLVNPKVEKFEQAHSCLLPMGITSENVAHRFNVSREEQDQAAVDSHRKAASATASGKFKDEITPVKTKIVDPNTGDEKAIIVSVDDGIRPNTTLSGLTKLKSVFKKDGTTTAGNSSQLSDGAGAVLLMRRNVAMQKGLPILGVFRTFAAVGVDPEIMGVGPAVAIPAAVKAAGLELDDIDLFEINEAFASQYVYCRNKLGLNPEKINVNGGAIAIGHPLGATGARCVATLLHEMKRRGKDCRFGVVSMCIGSGMGAAAVFERGGSVDELPNSVDK, encoded by the exons atggaaaaagcGATGGAGAGACAAAGGGTGCTGCTTCAGCATCTTCAACCTTCCGACGCCTCTCTCTCT CCCTCAGCTTGCTTGGCTTCATATGAGAGGACCTCTCTATATGGAGATGATGTTGTCATTGTCGC GGCACAAAGGACTGCACTTTGCAAGGCAAAACGTGGCAGCTTTAAGGATACATATCCTGATGACCTGCTTGCATCTGTTTTGAGA GCAATGATAGTGAAAACAAATGTAAACCCATCTGAAGTTGGTGACATCGTAGTTGGTACTGTCTTGGGGACTGGATCTCAGAGAGCCACTGAATGTAGGATGGCTGCCTTCTATGCTGGTTTCCCTC AAACTGTTCCCATCAGAACCGTGAACAGACAGTGTTCATCTGGGCTTCAAGCTGTTGCTGATGTTGCTGCTGCCATAAAAGCAGGTTTTTATGACATTG GTATTGGAGCTGGACTGGAGTCCATGACAACCAATCCAAGGGGATGGAAAGGATTAGTCAACCCAAAG GTGGAGAAGTTTGAACAAGCACATAGTTGCCTTCTTCCAATGGGTATTACTTCAGAAAATGTAGCACACCGGTTTAATGTTTCAAGGGAGGAGCAGGATCAAGCTGCT GTTGATTCTCACAGAAAGGCTGCGTCTGCTACAGCTTCCGGTAAATTTAAGGATGAAATAACCCCCGTAAAAACCAAG ATTGTTGACCCAAATACAGGTGATGAGAAAGCCATAATAGTCTCTGTGGATGATGGGATTCGACCTAACACAACCCTCTCCGGACTTACGAAGCTGAAATCAGTGTTTAAGAAAGACGGAACCACAACTGCTG GAAATTCTAGCCAATTAAGTGATGGTGCAGGAGCTGTTCTCCTTATGAGGAGAAATGTCGCAATGCAGAAAGGCCTTCCCATTCTTGGTGTATTCAG GACTTTTGCTGCAGTTGGTGTGGACCCAGAAATCATGGGGGTTGGGCCAGCTGTGGCTATTCCTGCTGCAGTCAAGGCTGCTGGTTTAGAACTCGATGACATCGACTTGTTTGAGATTAACGAG GCGTTTGCATCTCAGTATGTTTATTGTCGGAACAAGTTGGGGCTAAACCCGGAAAAGATCAATGTCAATGGAGGAGCCATAGCCATTGGACATCCCTTGGGCGCTACAG GCGCCAGATGCGTTGCAACGCTGCTGCACGAGATGAAACGCCGTGGTAAAGACTGCCGTTTTGGAGTAGTGTCAATGTGCATAG GTTCGGGAATGGGAGCAGCTGCGGTGTTTGAGAGAGGAGGCAGTGTGGATGAGCTCCCCAACTCAGTAGATAAATAA